GATCGGACGCAGGTTTACGTATTGGTCAAAGCCCTTGCGGATCGTAAGCAGCAATCCCCACAAGGAAATATGATCCGGTACGCCCGGATAACCGACTGCGCCTAAATAAATGGCGTCAAAAGCTGCCAGCCGTTCCATGCCGTCGTCGTCCATCATTTTTCCGTGCTTCAGATAATATTGGCAGCTCCAGGGAAAGTATTCAAAGGCAAAGGCTATTTTGCCGTCCAGCGCGGCCACGCAGTTTAAGACTTTGATGCCTTCTGCCAGTACCTCGGGTCCGATTCCGTCTCCGGCAATGACGGCTATTTTATACGTCTTCATCTTCTTCACTCCATGTCTTTACTTTTATTCAAGACATGCCTGTCTCCGCACTGACGTCGTCACCGCGGAGGCAGGCCGGCCACCGGACTACTCTTCCAATCGCACCGGTTTTCCTTCTTTGTATGATTTTTGCGCCGCGAGGCCGATCAAGACCGGCTTCAGACCGTCGATCCCGGATACCACGGTATCTTTGTTCTGCAATACGCTATTGAAAAACTCTTTCATTTCCGCTTCAAACGACTCCATGTAGCGTTCGAGGAAAAAGTATTTCGGTTTGTCCTGCGTTACCGCGCTATCGGTACTGACGACCACGGTTGTCGGCGTATCGTTGCCAACGCTGATGCCGCCTTTGGTTCCCAATATCTCTACCCGCTGGTCATAGCCGTAGACAGCCTGACGGCAATTATCGATCATGCCGATCGCGCCGTTTTTAAACTTCAGACTGATCAACGCCGTGTCGACGTCACCGGCTTCGCCAATCGCCTTGTCGACCAACACGCCTGCATTGGCGTATACTTCGGTTACTTCGCTGCCGGTCAGATAGCGCACCATATCAAAATCATGAATCGTCATATCGAGGAACATGCCGCCGGAGACCTTAACGTATTCGACAGGGGGCGGTGCAGGGTCGCGCGAAATGACTTTAACAATTTGCAGTTCGCCGATCGCGCCGCTCTGGATCAGATCACGCACTTTTTTGAAGTTATGATCAAATCTCCGGTTGAAGCCGACCTGGAATTTGACGCCGGCTTTCTTTACTGCGTCAAGCGCTGCATGAATTCGGTCCACATCATAGTCGATCGGTTTTTCGCAAAAGATATGTTTTCCGGCCTGCGCCGCTTCAATCGTGATCTGCGAATGCGTATCGGTCGAAGAACAAATGATGACCGCGCCGATTTCCGGATCGTTGATGATTTTTTTATAATCATCATATACATTGGCAATCCCCAGTCCTGCAGCCCATTCGGCAATGGAAGCCGCATGAATATCGGCCACTGCTTTGACTTCAACATCCGGAAAGTTTTTAATAATGTTGGCCGCGTGAATTTTGCCGATCCGGCCAGCGCCGATCACGCCGATCTTAATCGTTTTTCCCATTATCGTTTCCTCCTATAATCCCGTTTTTTCGCCGATATATTTTCTTGCCTTGATCGCATACTCCAGCGGATTGGCGAGCGCCGGATCCTGTTCCGCTTCGACGATAAACCAGCCGGCATAGTTCTGTTCGGCAAGAATCGTAAAGAGCGGCGCATAATCAATCATGCCATCGCCGGGTACGGTAAATACGCCCGCTTTCACCGCCTGCAAAAAGCTCATTTTTTCTTTTTTTACTTTTTCCAGCACCGAAGCTCTGATATCTTTCAAGTGAACATGCTTGATCCGTGCACCATACTTGCGCAAAATGTCTGCCGGGTTTTCGCCGGAGAAGACCAGATGTCCGGTATCAAAGAGCAGATACACCTTCGCCGGATTCGTCAGCTCCATCAGTTTGTCGATCTCCGCGCTGGTCTGCACGCCGGTCCCCATGTGATGGTGGTAAACGATCTGCATTCCTTTTTCCGCAGCCAGATCGGCCAGCTGTTCCAGCCCCTGCGCCAACCGCTTCCACTCATCCTCGCTGAAGGAAGGTTTGCCGTCGAACACGGGACAGCTCATGTCCCCCTGCACGCTGTGTCCCTGTTCGGCAACGACGATGACCTGCGCCCCCATCGCATGCAGGAAGTCGCGATGCTGTAAAAACGCTTCACGCGTTTCGGCAAACGGCTTCGTCGTTAAAAAAGAACTGAACCAG
The Azotosporobacter soli DNA segment above includes these coding regions:
- the iolG gene encoding inositol 2-dehydrogenase, which translates into the protein MGKTIKIGVIGAGRIGKIHAANIIKNFPDVEVKAVADIHAASIAEWAAGLGIANVYDDYKKIINDPEIGAVIICSSTDTHSQITIEAAQAGKHIFCEKPIDYDVDRIHAALDAVKKAGVKFQVGFNRRFDHNFKKVRDLIQSGAIGELQIVKVISRDPAPPPVEYVKVSGGMFLDMTIHDFDMVRYLTGSEVTEVYANAGVLVDKAIGEAGDVDTALISLKFKNGAIGMIDNCRQAVYGYDQRVEILGTKGGISVGNDTPTTVVVSTDSAVTQDKPKYFFLERYMESFEAEMKEFFNSVLQNKDTVVSGIDGLKPVLIGLAAQKSYKEGKPVRLEE
- the iolE gene encoding myo-inosose-2 dehydratase, with product MFAKDKVKLGIAPIAWTNDDLPELGGENTFEQCVSEMALAGFTGSEVGNKYPRDTKVLKKALSLRGIQIASAWFSSFLTTKPFAETREAFLQHRDFLHAMGAQVIVVAEQGHSVQGDMSCPVFDGKPSFSEDEWKRLAQGLEQLADLAAEKGMQIVYHHHMGTGVQTSAEIDKLMELTNPAKVYLLFDTGHLVFSGENPADILRKYGARIKHVHLKDIRASVLEKVKKEKMSFLQAVKAGVFTVPGDGMIDYAPLFTILAEQNYAGWFIVEAEQDPALANPLEYAIKARKYIGEKTGL